One window from the genome of Ignavibacteria bacterium encodes:
- a CDS encoding ABC transporter ATP-binding protein, with protein MSEIVSSNNLTKIYSGKFKVKALEDFSISVMPGQVFGLLGQNGAGKTTFIKILLGVTKLTSGSYSLFGSKEYNHLLKQRIGYLPENVQFPEVFSARQSMEAFARFYEMESSLVKKRTDELFERLGLSKIADRKAKTFSKGQNQRLGLARALLHDPDLIILDEPTDGIDPVGRKEIRSLLLDLKSQGKTIFLNSHILSEVEMVTDSVAILHKGKLLRSGTLDELTHENTNYELRISRPLTQEEENSIIYLEKKSDNIYRYNGSDLERLNKIIDKVRILDIFIEEISLKRSNLEELFINTITADDRGNK; from the coding sequence ATGTCAGAAATTGTCAGCAGCAATAATCTAACCAAGATCTATTCAGGAAAATTCAAGGTGAAGGCACTTGAAGATTTTTCCATCTCTGTGATGCCGGGGCAGGTTTTTGGACTTCTGGGGCAAAACGGTGCAGGGAAGACAACATTTATCAAAATCCTGCTGGGAGTAACCAAACTTACATCAGGCAGTTACTCACTCTTTGGTTCAAAAGAGTATAATCATCTTTTGAAACAAAGAATCGGATATCTTCCTGAGAATGTACAGTTCCCCGAAGTTTTCTCCGCGAGACAGTCGATGGAAGCTTTCGCCAGGTTTTATGAAATGGAGTCTTCTTTGGTGAAGAAGAGAACGGATGAACTGTTCGAACGGCTGGGACTTTCAAAGATCGCTGACAGAAAGGCAAAAACTTTCTCCAAAGGACAAAACCAGCGGCTCGGACTTGCCCGTGCCCTGCTTCACGATCCTGATTTAATAATTCTTGATGAGCCTACTGACGGTATTGATCCGGTAGGAAGAAAAGAGATTCGCTCGCTTCTGCTTGACCTTAAAAGTCAGGGCAAAACCATTTTCCTGAACAGCCACATTCTATCAGAGGTTGAGATGGTGACTGATTCAGTTGCCATTCTGCACAAAGGGAAACTCCTGCGATCAGGTACTCTTGACGAACTTACACATGAGAACACCAATTATGAACTAAGGATTTCGCGACCACTCACACAGGAAGAGGAGAACAGCATTATTTATCTTGAGAAGAAAAGCGATAACATCTACAGATATAATGGTTCCGACCTGGAGAGACTAAACAAAATAATTGACAAAGTCAGGATACTCGATATTTTTATCGAAGAGATTTCCTTAAAGCGCTCCAATCTTGAAGAACTGTTTATTAACACAATTACCGCTGACGACAGGGGGAACAAATGA
- a CDS encoding NAD(P)H-dependent glycerol-3-phosphate dehydrogenase codes for MKISVLGAGAWGTTLAILLSDNGHDVTLWEYNDTYANLLEEKRENIIYLPGIPFPPALKVSKDLVEASKDKEIIVTAIPTQFTRNSLQKIPFDNVRNTIFVSVSKGIEKGHLLTVSQIYKDVFPGLKDHQTGVLSGPSHAEEVSKKIPTTVVAACKDHETSKIIQNAFINRYFRVYSSTDVVGVELGGAFKNVIAIGAGILDGMGMGDNTKAAIMTRGTAEITRLGLAMGAQPHTFSGLSGMGDLIVTCMSRHSRNRYVGEKIGSGMKLSEVLSHMTAVAEGVETSNSAMQLAIKYGVEVPITTEVYKILFEDKDPGQAIHDLMTRDRKEEYRV; via the coding sequence ATGAAGATATCTGTGTTGGGAGCAGGTGCCTGGGGCACCACCCTGGCTATTTTACTGAGTGACAACGGTCATGATGTTACTCTTTGGGAGTATAACGATACTTACGCCAATCTTCTTGAAGAGAAGAGGGAGAATATCATATACCTTCCCGGGATACCGTTTCCACCTGCATTAAAAGTCTCGAAAGACCTTGTTGAGGCAAGCAAGGACAAGGAAATAATTGTTACCGCGATTCCAACCCAGTTTACCAGAAATTCCCTGCAAAAAATTCCTTTCGATAATGTTCGGAATACCATATTCGTTTCAGTTTCAAAAGGTATTGAAAAGGGACATCTTCTCACGGTCAGTCAGATCTACAAGGATGTTTTTCCGGGGCTTAAGGATCATCAGACAGGTGTGCTTTCCGGACCGAGCCATGCCGAAGAAGTCAGCAAAAAAATTCCCACGACTGTGGTTGCAGCCTGCAAGGATCACGAAACTTCAAAAATCATTCAGAATGCGTTTATCAACAGATATTTCCGTGTTTATTCATCCACTGATGTTGTTGGTGTCGAACTTGGAGGAGCATTTAAGAATGTAATCGCAATAGGAGCGGGAATTCTTGACGGCATGGGAATGGGTGACAACACCAAAGCTGCAATAATGACGAGAGGAACCGCTGAAATTACCCGTCTGGGCCTTGCAATGGGTGCACAGCCACACACTTTCTCCGGACTCTCCGGCATGGGCGACTTGATCGTTACCTGTATGAGCCGTCACAGCCGAAACAGGTATGTGGGTGAAAAAATTGGAAGTGGTATGAAATTGAGCGAAGTGCTTTCGCACATGACTGCTGTAGCCGAGGGGGTGGAAACCTCAAATTCCGCCATGCAGCTCGCCATTAAGTATGGTGTCGAAGTGCCGATAACCACAGAAGTTTACAAAATTCTCTTCGAAGACAAAGACCCTGGTCAGGCAATTCACGACCTTATGACCAGAGACAGGAAAGAGGAGTACAGGGTTTAG
- the plsY gene encoding glycerol-3-phosphate 1-O-acyltransferase PlsY: protein MLALAAILVLSYLVGAIPFGIIVSKRKGVDIKSHGSGNTGGTNVFRTLGPKYGLTVIALDTLKGVVAVVFITQLYYLNPVVLNNRTPFEDITIIRIMAGIFAIIGHIWSVFASFKGGKGIATALGMMLSITTVDMLVALGIFIIFVGIFKYVSLGSIMAAIAVPTTLFVRQNIFHAEVQGYGTLLPFVAGVSILLIYTHRSNIKRLLTGSENKISFGKKK, encoded by the coding sequence ATGTTAGCTTTAGCTGCAATTTTAGTTCTCTCATATTTAGTAGGAGCCATCCCCTTTGGAATAATTGTTTCGAAGCGGAAAGGAGTGGATATTAAGTCACACGGCAGTGGAAACACGGGTGGCACGAATGTCTTCAGAACGCTTGGTCCGAAGTACGGACTCACAGTGATCGCACTCGATACCTTAAAAGGAGTGGTTGCAGTGGTTTTTATCACCCAGCTTTACTACCTGAATCCTGTTGTACTAAATAACCGGACACCTTTTGAGGATATCACAATAATCAGAATTATGGCGGGAATATTCGCCATAATCGGTCATATCTGGAGTGTATTCGCATCATTTAAAGGCGGAAAGGGAATTGCTACCGCACTCGGCATGATGCTCTCCATAACCACTGTTGATATGCTTGTGGCTCTTGGTATCTTCATTATTTTTGTTGGTATATTCAAATATGTTTCGCTCGGTTCCATCATGGCAGCGATAGCTGTACCAACCACACTGTTCGTTCGTCAGAATATTTTTCATGCTGAAGTGCAGGGATATGGGACACTTCTTCCATTTGTGGCCGGAGTTTCAATATTATTAATATACACTCACCGTTCGAACATCAAAAGGTTGTTAACCGGGAGCGAAAACAAGATATCCTTCGGTAAAAAGAAGTAA
- the ispD gene encoding 2-C-methyl-D-erythritol 4-phosphate cytidylyltransferase → MRTVAIIPAAGSGSRIGSEIPKQFLRFNGKELIAYTLEVFQRSALVDEIVVATSGSGFEQLEEIKKKYGISKISTVVQGGKERQDSVRAALKAAKMSFDDLAAVHDAARALLPVEVLNKAILTASEKGSALVCIRAKDTIAFIDNDQLDYIDRSKILMVQTPQIFKYGELMHAFDEAYSENFYGTDESSLMRRAGFPVVISEGSAYNFKVTTKEDCELVDRLIATNRLEPEGL, encoded by the coding sequence ATGAGAACGGTTGCCATAATTCCTGCAGCAGGGTCCGGTTCCAGAATCGGGAGTGAAATCCCGAAGCAATTTCTTCGATTTAACGGCAAGGAGCTTATAGCTTACACTCTTGAAGTGTTTCAGAGGTCTGCACTTGTTGATGAAATTGTGGTTGCAACTTCCGGATCCGGATTTGAACAGCTTGAAGAGATAAAAAAGAAATATGGAATTTCAAAAATCTCAACGGTTGTTCAAGGCGGGAAGGAGAGGCAGGACTCTGTAAGAGCCGCACTAAAGGCGGCGAAAATGTCTTTTGATGACCTTGCCGCAGTACACGATGCGGCAAGGGCTCTTTTACCGGTAGAAGTGCTCAACAAAGCGATACTCACCGCCTCTGAAAAGGGGAGTGCTCTTGTTTGCATTCGCGCAAAAGATACAATCGCATTCATTGATAACGATCAACTTGATTACATCGACAGGAGTAAAATCCTGATGGTGCAGACGCCGCAGATTTTCAAATATGGTGAGCTGATGCATGCCTTCGATGAAGCATATTCAGAAAACTTCTATGGCACCGATGAATCCTCGCTTATGAGGCGTGCCGGATTTCCGGTAGTAATATCCGAAGGCTCTGCATACAACTTTAAGGTTACTACAAAAGAAGATTGTGAACTGGTCGATCGGTTAATCGCAACTAATCGCCTTGAACCAGAGGGACTGTAA
- the queA gene encoding tRNA preQ1(34) S-adenosylmethionine ribosyltransferase-isomerase QueA, which produces MKLSDFNYNLPKGQVAKYPYQKRDEARLMVLNRETKSIEHKQFKDVTSLLNKGDILVVNESKVFQARLLGNKEKTQAKIEVFLLRELNSKEAIWDVIVDPARKVRIGNKIYFSDDLWCEVIDNTTSRGRTVKFNQVGNIYRAVENIGLTPLPPYIKRNAEPQDKEYYQTVYARVDGSVAAPTAGLHFTPELIDELKKKGVIVVPIILHIGLGTFRQVEVEDLTKHRMDSEYYEITTAVAEQINKALEAGGKLTAVGTSTVRALESSVTAEGFIRAQKGWTDKFIYPSYGFRIVKQMITNFHMPQSTLIMMVSAFAETEFVMKAYKVAVKENYKFLSYGDAMMIL; this is translated from the coding sequence ATGAAATTATCTGATTTCAATTACAATCTCCCCAAAGGACAGGTAGCTAAATATCCCTATCAGAAAAGGGATGAAGCAAGACTGATGGTTTTGAACCGGGAGACAAAGAGCATTGAGCATAAACAATTCAAAGATGTGACCTCATTGCTGAACAAGGGTGACATTCTTGTGGTGAACGAGTCGAAGGTTTTCCAGGCGAGACTCCTGGGGAACAAAGAAAAAACCCAGGCTAAAATTGAAGTTTTTCTTTTAAGAGAGCTGAACTCGAAGGAAGCCATTTGGGATGTTATCGTTGATCCCGCAAGAAAAGTCAGAATCGGAAACAAAATCTATTTTTCTGACGATCTCTGGTGCGAAGTTATTGATAACACCACTTCCCGTGGAAGAACAGTTAAATTCAATCAGGTTGGGAACATTTACAGAGCGGTGGAAAATATTGGTTTGACTCCACTTCCTCCGTACATTAAAAGAAATGCAGAACCACAGGATAAAGAGTATTATCAGACTGTATATGCAAGAGTGGATGGTTCAGTTGCTGCACCGACCGCCGGACTCCATTTTACCCCTGAACTCATCGATGAGTTAAAGAAAAAAGGTGTGATTGTAGTACCGATTATTTTGCATATTGGTTTGGGTACTTTTAGACAGGTGGAAGTGGAAGACCTGACAAAACACAGGATGGATTCGGAATACTACGAGATAACAACTGCCGTTGCCGAACAGATAAATAAAGCCCTTGAAGCAGGTGGTAAACTCACGGCGGTCGGAACCAGTACGGTTCGTGCACTTGAGTCAAGTGTCACGGCTGAAGGGTTCATACGGGCACAGAAGGGGTGGACTGACAAGTTTATCTACCCTTCATACGGTTTCCGCATAGTTAAACAGATGATCACAAATTTCCATATGCCGCAGTCAACTCTTATAATGATGGTGTCAGCGTTCGCTGAGACTGAGTTCGTGATGAAGGCATATAAAGTTGCAGTAAAAGAAAATTACAAGTTTCTCAGTTATGGCGATGCAATGATGATCTTATGA
- a CDS encoding pyruvate, phosphate dikinase, producing the protein MAKKDIKYVYFFGGKKADGDAKMKNLLGGKGANLAEMINMGLPVPAGFTITTEVCTYYYANGREYPKQLAKQVKEAIKKMEEAMGKKFGDAKDPLLLSVRSGARASMPGMMDTVLNLGLNDKAADALVKITNNPRFVYDSYRRFVQMYGDVVLDLKPRDKKDHDPFEVIIEAKKKAKGVEFDTDLTADDLKELVAEFKAAIKEKTGNDFPDDPEEQLWGSVGAVFNSWMNERAIVYRKLNNIPEEWGTAVNVQAMVFGNMGDDSGTGVAFTRDPATGENVFYGEYLFNAQGEDVVAGIRTPHPISKLREEAPTMYEQLDKIRHKLEKEYKDMLDVEFTIQQGKLWMLQCRVGKRTGLAAVRNAVEMYNEGLIDKKTALMRVEPNQLNQLLRPIFDLDEKRKAIAEGKLLAKGLNAGPGAATGKVAFSAHDAEEMAKTGEPVILVRIETSPEDIKGMNAAEGILTARGGMTSHAALVARQMGKVCVAGCGKLLIDYHAGTMKVEGRPEFLVKEGDYISIDGTTGEVIVGKIQTRPSEVIEVLLNKTRKPEDSPMYQIYNTLMTWSDEFRKMNIRTNADQPDQASNAIQFGAEGIGLCRTEHMFFGENKIKSMRKMILADTEAERKAALAELLPLQREDFAGIFKAMKGFPVTVRTLDPPLHEFLPKKESEIKELATEIGVSVKSVKDKIASLHEENPMLGFRGCRLGIEYPEITEMQARAILEAAVDVKKEGYEVHPEIMIPLVGHVNELKLQEAIVRRVAEEVFAEKGLRVDYMVGTMIELPRAALVADKIATVAEFFSFGTNDLTQTTFGLSRDDAGKFLPNYVAKEVLPSDPFETIDQEGVGQLVEIGVQRGRSVKPKLKVGICGEHGGEPASVEFCYRTGLDYVSCSPFRVPIARLAAAQAALREKLAKEAKKKAKKNAK; encoded by the coding sequence ATGGCAAAGAAGGACATAAAATATGTCTATTTCTTCGGCGGAAAAAAAGCCGACGGTGATGCAAAGATGAAAAACCTCCTCGGCGGAAAAGGTGCCAACCTCGCCGAGATGATCAATATGGGATTGCCTGTTCCTGCAGGTTTCACCATAACCACTGAAGTATGTACCTACTACTATGCCAATGGAAGAGAATATCCAAAACAGTTGGCAAAACAGGTAAAAGAAGCCATCAAGAAGATGGAAGAAGCTATGGGAAAGAAATTTGGCGATGCCAAAGATCCTCTTCTTCTTTCAGTCCGTTCGGGTGCCAGAGCTTCAATGCCCGGCATGATGGATACGGTTTTGAATCTTGGTCTCAATGACAAAGCTGCAGATGCGCTTGTAAAAATTACAAACAACCCAAGATTCGTTTACGATTCATACAGAAGATTCGTTCAGATGTATGGTGATGTGGTCCTTGACCTGAAACCAAGAGATAAAAAAGATCACGATCCATTCGAAGTAATTATAGAAGCAAAGAAAAAAGCTAAAGGCGTTGAGTTCGATACAGACCTTACAGCCGATGATCTGAAAGAACTCGTTGCAGAATTCAAAGCAGCAATCAAGGAAAAAACCGGAAATGATTTCCCTGACGATCCAGAAGAACAGCTTTGGGGATCAGTTGGTGCCGTTTTCAATTCATGGATGAACGAAAGAGCCATTGTTTACAGAAAACTTAACAACATTCCTGAAGAATGGGGTACTGCTGTGAATGTTCAGGCTATGGTGTTCGGTAACATGGGTGACGATTCAGGTACCGGTGTTGCTTTTACCCGCGACCCTGCTACGGGCGAAAATGTCTTCTATGGCGAATATCTCTTCAACGCACAAGGTGAAGATGTGGTTGCAGGTATCAGAACCCCGCACCCAATCAGCAAACTCCGTGAAGAAGCTCCAACCATGTACGAACAGCTCGACAAAATCCGTCACAAACTCGAAAAAGAGTACAAAGACATGCTTGATGTCGAGTTTACAATTCAACAGGGCAAACTCTGGATGCTCCAGTGCCGTGTCGGTAAAAGAACCGGTCTTGCAGCAGTAAGAAACGCTGTTGAAATGTACAACGAAGGCCTTATCGACAAGAAAACCGCTCTTATGAGAGTTGAACCAAATCAGTTGAATCAGCTTTTAAGACCTATCTTCGATCTCGATGAGAAGAGAAAAGCAATTGCTGAAGGCAAACTTCTTGCAAAAGGTTTGAATGCCGGTCCCGGTGCTGCAACAGGTAAAGTTGCTTTCTCTGCACATGATGCCGAGGAAATGGCTAAAACAGGCGAACCTGTAATTCTCGTCAGAATTGAAACTTCACCTGAAGACATTAAAGGTATGAATGCCGCAGAAGGTATCCTTACTGCCCGTGGTGGTATGACCTCACACGCTGCACTCGTTGCCCGTCAGATGGGTAAAGTTTGCGTTGCAGGCTGCGGAAAACTTCTCATTGACTACCATGCCGGTACAATGAAAGTTGAAGGAAGACCTGAATTTCTCGTTAAAGAGGGTGACTACATTTCAATCGATGGTACCACCGGTGAAGTAATTGTTGGCAAGATTCAGACCAGACCTTCAGAGGTTATCGAAGTTCTTCTCAACAAGACAAGAAAACCTGAAGATTCACCGATGTATCAGATTTACAATACTTTGATGACATGGTCGGATGAATTCAGAAAAATGAACATCAGAACCAATGCAGATCAGCCTGATCAGGCATCTAATGCCATTCAGTTTGGTGCAGAAGGTATCGGACTTTGCCGTACAGAGCATATGTTCTTCGGTGAAAACAAGATCAAATCGATGAGAAAAATGATCCTTGCTGATACTGAAGCTGAAAGAAAAGCAGCTTTGGCAGAACTTCTCCCGCTTCAGAGAGAGGATTTTGCAGGAATCTTCAAAGCAATGAAGGGCTTCCCTGTAACAGTAAGAACACTTGATCCACCACTTCACGAGTTCCTTCCAAAGAAAGAATCCGAGATCAAAGAACTCGCTACAGAGATCGGTGTATCCGTTAAGAGTGTAAAAGACAAGATCGCAAGCCTTCATGAAGAAAATCCGATGCTCGGATTCAGAGGCTGCCGCCTTGGTATCGAATATCCTGAAATCACAGAGATGCAGGCCCGTGCCATACTCGAAGCTGCAGTTGATGTGAAAAAAGAAGGTTATGAAGTTCACCCTGAAATCATGATTCCGCTCGTAGGTCATGTAAACGAATTAAAACTTCAGGAAGCAATTGTAAGAAGAGTTGCTGAAGAAGTATTCGCTGAAAAAGGTCTTAGAGTTGACTACATGGTTGGAACAATGATCGAGCTCCCAAGAGCTGCTCTCGTTGCTGACAAGATTGCTACCGTTGCCGAATTCTTCAGCTTTGGTACAAACGATCTTACACAGACAACCTTTGGTCTCTCGAGAGATGATGCAGGCAAATTCCTTCCAAACTATGTTGCAAAAGAAGTTCTGCCATCAGATCCTTTTGAAACCATTGACCAGGAAGGTGTTGGTCAGCTTGTTGAGATCGGAGTTCAAAGAGGAAGAAGTGTAAAACCAAAACTCAAAGTTGGTATCTGCGGCGAACACGGTGGAGAGCCTGCATCTGTTGAATTCTGTTACAGAACAGGGCTTGACTATGTAAGTTGCTCACCTTTCAGAGTGCCGATCGCAAGACTTGCAGCCGCACAGGCAGCACTTCGCGAAAAACTTGCTAAAGAAGCAAAGAAAAAAGCTAAAAAAAACGCTAAATAA
- the lpxK gene encoding tetraacyldisaccharide 4'-kinase, translating to MKSLDILRVFLLPFVPLYAIAMWLRNKLFDLKIFKSDKVSRPVVSVGNLTVGGSGKTPLVMYLADLFKKYGLDPGVVSRGYGRETSGYLLVADNTGAIRTPEESGDEIYQTAVECGVPAAVGEKRVEAAANLIKETGVRTIILDDAYQHRWIYRDVNLLIIAQRFLVDENPLRRSLFPTGNLREFFNGADRSDAVIINRKFTEKKDIPAKLIKHFSHKPVFHAYYEPLYFVDVKTGKHYDYKDFTGQKSLCVSGIANPFSFFSALEQLKIDTGNRLIFIDHKSYTGKEVEKMRKLFYSTNAYSVITTQKDAVKLVKFSRELDDIDIYYLKIRLRLDEEKKFEQFILNKLKATNPKKS from the coding sequence ATGAAATCTTTAGACATTTTAAGAGTTTTTTTGTTGCCTTTTGTGCCGCTTTATGCTATTGCGATGTGGCTGCGCAACAAACTCTTCGATCTGAAGATTTTTAAAAGTGACAAAGTAAGCAGACCCGTGGTATCAGTCGGGAATTTGACAGTAGGCGGATCGGGGAAGACACCACTTGTAATGTATCTTGCAGACTTGTTCAAGAAGTACGGTCTCGACCCGGGGGTAGTGAGTCGCGGATACGGCAGGGAGACCAGCGGTTATCTGCTTGTTGCTGACAACACTGGAGCAATAAGAACTCCCGAAGAGAGCGGTGACGAAATTTATCAGACGGCAGTTGAATGTGGTGTTCCCGCAGCAGTGGGAGAGAAAAGAGTGGAAGCGGCGGCAAATCTGATTAAAGAAACCGGGGTGAGAACGATAATCCTTGATGATGCCTATCAGCACAGGTGGATTTATCGTGATGTGAACCTGCTGATAATCGCCCAAAGGTTTCTGGTGGATGAAAATCCTTTAAGGCGGTCACTTTTTCCGACGGGTAATCTGAGGGAATTCTTCAACGGAGCCGACAGGTCTGATGCTGTGATTATAAACCGGAAGTTCACGGAGAAAAAAGATATCCCTGCAAAGTTGATAAAACATTTTTCACATAAACCGGTATTCCATGCTTATTATGAGCCGCTCTATTTCGTTGATGTGAAAACTGGGAAACACTATGATTACAAAGATTTTACAGGTCAAAAAAGTTTGTGTGTGAGTGGTATCGCCAACCCCTTCTCTTTTTTCTCTGCTCTTGAACAGTTGAAAATAGACACAGGAAACAGGCTGATATTTATCGATCACAAATCGTATACCGGTAAGGAAGTGGAAAAGATGAGAAAACTCTTTTATTCCACTAATGCCTACTCGGTAATTACAACACAGAAAGATGCCGTAAAACTCGTGAAATTTTCACGGGAGCTGGACGACATCGATATCTATTATCTAAAGATTCGCTTGAGACTCGATGAAGAGAAAAAATTTGAACAGTTCATACTGAACAAGCTTAAAGCGACAAATCCAAAAAAATCCTAA
- a CDS encoding lysophospholipid acyltransferase family protein, translated as MKLSEKNKERLRKAGFVLLSPLLSFVCFSLIKKIKNYEPLKQLDADGKKYVVAFWHGKMLFGWYFFKNKRFAGLTSQSKDGDILASVLEKWGYSVVRGSSSKGGSEALNSVVDEIKSGRCASMTPDGPKGPPHQMKAGAAVAAKKTGVPLILMGISYKRKTRLKSWDRFEIPHPFSFVKVVFSDPVYFDQSLQKEELSAMLPDIEKEFHRVQREADKPFFR; from the coding sequence ATGAAACTGAGTGAGAAAAACAAGGAACGGTTGAGGAAAGCGGGATTTGTGCTCTTGAGTCCCCTGCTGTCATTTGTTTGTTTTTCGCTGATAAAGAAGATCAAAAATTATGAGCCCCTAAAGCAACTGGATGCGGATGGGAAAAAATATGTAGTTGCCTTCTGGCATGGGAAAATGTTGTTCGGCTGGTATTTTTTCAAGAACAAAAGATTCGCAGGTCTGACAAGTCAGAGCAAAGATGGTGACATACTTGCGTCAGTTCTCGAAAAATGGGGGTACAGTGTTGTGAGAGGTTCCAGTTCAAAAGGGGGAAGTGAAGCCCTGAACAGCGTTGTGGATGAGATAAAATCAGGAAGGTGTGCAAGCATGACCCCTGATGGTCCCAAGGGACCCCCTCATCAAATGAAAGCAGGTGCCGCGGTGGCAGCGAAAAAAACGGGTGTCCCGCTCATTTTGATGGGAATAAGTTACAAGAGGAAAACGCGGTTGAAAAGCTGGGACAGATTCGAGATTCCACATCCTTTCAGTTTTGTAAAAGTGGTGTTTTCCGATCCGGTTTATTTCGACCAGTCACTTCAAAAAGAGGAATTGTCGGCAATGTTGCCGGATATCGAAAAGGAATTCCACAGGGTGCAGAGAGAAGCTGACAAACCGTTTTTCAGGTAG
- the lpxB gene encoding lipid-A-disaccharide synthase, with translation MGRNFLIIAGEASGDLHGASLVKALREAEPGIGLFGVGGERMKAEGFETLFHINQMAFLGFGEVVKHIPYILRVQKKLLIEAKARNVDAVVLIDYPGFNLNIAKKFKKLGIRVIYYIAPQIWAWGQKRVKKLKERTDTVLAVFPFEEKFFREKGVNVKFVGNPLAERISEYCFMPEADFREKRGLDSRKEILAVLPGSRKHEVELLLKPALEAAFVIAEKFGFQIVVGCAGTIDESLIKEISPGGGYTIIKGYEFEIKKYARFGIVKSGTSTMESALLDMPMVIIYKTSSLTYQIGKRLIKIGNLGMVNIIAGETISPELIQDEVTGEKIASEVSKVLESPDLLERQFKGFARIKENLGRHKASVTAARMILNETE, from the coding sequence ATGGGTAGAAATTTTCTGATAATTGCCGGTGAGGCGAGCGGAGACCTTCACGGTGCATCATTGGTAAAGGCACTTCGTGAAGCTGAGCCGGGTATCGGGCTGTTTGGAGTAGGGGGAGAAAGAATGAAAGCTGAAGGTTTCGAGACCCTTTTTCATATAAATCAGATGGCGTTTCTTGGATTCGGGGAAGTGGTAAAACATATTCCGTATATACTGAGAGTCCAGAAAAAGTTGCTGATCGAGGCAAAAGCGAGAAATGTCGATGCCGTGGTGCTGATCGATTATCCGGGTTTCAACCTTAATATTGCAAAGAAATTCAAAAAGCTTGGAATCAGGGTTATATATTACATAGCTCCTCAGATTTGGGCTTGGGGGCAGAAGCGGGTGAAAAAATTGAAGGAAAGAACCGATACTGTCCTCGCTGTTTTTCCTTTTGAAGAAAAGTTCTTCAGAGAGAAAGGGGTGAATGTAAAGTTTGTCGGGAATCCATTGGCGGAAAGAATCAGTGAATACTGTTTCATGCCTGAGGCGGATTTCAGGGAAAAACGGGGGCTGGACAGCCGGAAGGAAATACTTGCCGTGCTTCCCGGGAGCAGAAAACACGAAGTGGAACTTCTGCTGAAACCGGCACTCGAAGCTGCATTCGTGATTGCGGAAAAATTCGGATTTCAAATTGTTGTCGGATGTGCCGGAACCATAGATGAATCTTTGATAAAAGAGATTTCTCCCGGTGGTGGTTATACCATAATCAAGGGATATGAGTTTGAGATTAAGAAATATGCCAGGTTTGGTATAGTAAAATCGGGGACCTCCACCATGGAGTCAGCACTGCTTGATATGCCGATGGTGATAATATATAAAACTTCATCACTGACTTATCAAATCGGGAAAAGACTGATTAAAATAGGTAATCTGGGGATGGTAAACATTATAGCGGGTGAAACGATATCACCAGAACTGATTCAGGACGAAGTGACGGGAGAGAAAATAGCCTCCGAAGTTTCAAAAGTGCTTGAATCACCCGATTTGCTCGAAAGACAATTCAAGGGATTTGCCCGGATAAAGGAAAATCTTGGAAGACACAAGGCTTCTGTGACGGCAGCCCGGATGATTTTGAATGAAACTGAGTGA